The Actinomadura sp. WMMB 499 genome includes a window with the following:
- a CDS encoding DUF4267 domain-containing protein: MSLKNINTVLATASVLFTLYLGMSSVLPIESSFPGLPNWPSGDGGFLMVKGSREIAMGLAMGVLLVTGHRRALGWVLLMVAVAPFGDMINVLAHHGSAAAAFGIHGLTSALIAVTGLLILRETRKARKATAPAPTAQPA, translated from the coding sequence ATGTCGCTGAAGAACATCAACACCGTCCTGGCCACCGCCAGCGTCCTGTTCACCCTCTACCTCGGGATGTCCTCCGTCCTGCCCATCGAGTCGTCCTTCCCGGGCCTGCCGAACTGGCCCTCTGGCGACGGCGGCTTCCTCATGGTGAAGGGCAGCCGCGAAATCGCGATGGGTCTGGCCATGGGCGTCCTGCTGGTGACGGGCCACCGCCGCGCCCTGGGCTGGGTCCTGCTGATGGTGGCCGTCGCCCCGTTCGGCGACATGATCAATGTCCTGGCCCACCACGGCTCCGCCGCCGCCGCGTTCGGCATCCACGGCCTGACCTCGGCCCTGATCGCGGTCACGGGCCTGCTGATCCTCCGCGAGACCCGCAAGGCCCGCAAGGCCACTGCCCCAGCCCCCACCGCGCAGCCCGCCTGA
- a CDS encoding FAD-binding oxidoreductase, whose translation MTINDLRGVLKGRVLLPGDDGFERAATAWNLTVRQPVAAVAEAADTDDVAALVRYARRAGMTVTAQPSGHGASGDVEGLILLRTGLLNEVEVRAKERVVRVGAGVKWGQVLAAAGPLGLTGLAGSAPGVSVTGYTLGGGVGWFSRKYGFASGSVRAIDIVDADGEPGRVTAESDPELFWALRGGGGDFAVVTALELELYPAPVLYGGRVIWPEHRAGEVYDAFLEITAEAPRELSVWINRLQPPGAPPMVTLDLAYLGEAAQAEDLLARIDKIEGAISDSRGVVPVADLGDIAAEPTDPAPSIAHAELLTGLDADAGELLLAKPIEPLINVQIRHLGGALAEPGGGAGASGALAEPYLLGLVGLGLPHAADATRAKQAEVVADLEAYISGRKPYTVLSPGDTAAKSFSGGALARLREIKRARDPHQVFRANYPVLG comes from the coding sequence ATGACGATCAACGATCTGCGCGGTGTACTGAAGGGGCGTGTGCTCCTGCCCGGTGACGACGGCTTCGAGCGGGCGGCCACCGCGTGGAATCTGACCGTCAGGCAGCCGGTGGCGGCCGTGGCGGAGGCCGCGGATACCGATGACGTGGCGGCGCTCGTGCGTTACGCGCGGCGGGCGGGTATGACGGTGACCGCGCAGCCGAGCGGGCATGGCGCCTCCGGTGATGTGGAAGGCCTGATCCTGTTGCGTACCGGCCTGCTGAACGAGGTGGAGGTACGCGCGAAGGAGCGCGTGGTCCGGGTGGGCGCGGGCGTGAAGTGGGGGCAGGTGCTGGCCGCGGCCGGTCCGCTGGGGCTGACCGGCCTGGCCGGCAGCGCGCCGGGGGTCAGCGTGACCGGCTACACCCTGGGCGGTGGGGTCGGCTGGTTCAGCCGCAAGTACGGCTTCGCCTCCGGCAGCGTGCGGGCCATCGACATCGTGGACGCCGATGGCGAGCCGGGCCGGGTGACCGCCGAGTCCGATCCCGAGCTGTTCTGGGCGCTGCGCGGCGGTGGCGGGGACTTCGCGGTGGTGACCGCCCTCGAACTCGAACTGTATCCCGCGCCGGTCCTGTACGGCGGGCGCGTGATCTGGCCGGAGCACCGGGCCGGCGAGGTGTACGACGCGTTCTTGGAGATCACCGCCGAGGCGCCGCGTGAACTCAGTGTCTGGATCAACCGGCTCCAGCCACCCGGCGCGCCGCCGATGGTGACGCTGGACCTGGCCTACCTGGGTGAGGCGGCTCAGGCGGAGGACCTGCTGGCGCGCATCGACAAGATCGAGGGCGCGATCTCCGACAGCCGCGGCGTCGTCCCGGTCGCCGACCTGGGGGACATCGCCGCCGAGCCCACCGATCCGGCCCCGTCCATCGCTCATGCGGAGCTGCTCACCGGCCTGGACGCGGACGCGGGGGAGCTCCTGCTCGCCAAGCCGATCGAACCGCTCATCAACGTGCAGATCAGGCACCTGGGCGGGGCGCTCGCCGAGCCGGGCGGCGGGGCCGGTGCGAGCGGCGCGCTGGCTGAGCCGTACCTGCTCGGCCTGGTGGGCCTCGGTCTGCCGCACGCGGCCGACGCGACGCGCGCCAAGCAGGCCGAGGTCGTGGCCGACCTGGAGGCCTACATCAGCGGCCGCAAGCCGTACACCGTGCTGTCCCCCGGCGACACGGCGGCGAAGTCCTTCTCCGGCGGCGCGCTCGCGCGGCTGCGGGAGATCAAGCGGGCCCGTGACCCGCACCAGGTGTTCCGTGCGAACTACCCGGTGCTCGGATAG
- a CDS encoding MFS transporter, whose translation MGLGRGATGDEEWQVAVAAAVFGAGLGLALPAPAGLIVGGVPADQTGAASGMNANVRTIGGAIGTALVGSIVVSPATVRGYPPESGCTSGFLLLAGLSAAAAVAALLVPRGTAAAGTVADGPRRRTRWMCGAVGRG comes from the coding sequence ATGGGGCTGGGGCGGGGCGCAACTGGCGACGAGGAGTGGCAGGTCGCGGTCGCGGCGGCCGTCTTCGGCGCCGGTCTCGGCCTCGCCCTGCCCGCGCCGGCCGGGCTGATCGTCGGCGGCGTCCCGGCGGACCAGACGGGCGCCGCGTCCGGGATGAACGCCAACGTGCGCACCATCGGCGGAGCGATCGGCACGGCCCTCGTCGGAAGCATCGTCGTCTCGCCCGCGACCGTGCGCGGGTACCCGCCCGAGTCCGGTTGCACGTCCGGGTTCCTGCTGCTCGCCGGGCTCTCCGCCGCGGCGGCGGTCGCGGCGCTGCTCGTCCCCCGCGGGACGGCCGCCGCGGGCACCGTCGCGGACGGGCCGCGGCGCCGGACGCGGTGGATGTGCGGCGCCGTGGGCAGAGGCTAG
- a CDS encoding hemerythrin domain-containing protein: MSVDTQDMEIVHRVLRRESRLLVELVAAVAPGDTARAKVIADHFRIYRTGLHNHHEGEDELLWPPLLSRVDLEADIVLRMEAQHERIAATLTRLDAAVPAWEATAGADERDTLVAALTEHRAVLLEHLDDEEATLLPLAAKHITEQEWASLGDHLVNNTPKLTLLTLFGAVLEDANPAERTLVLRGLPAPVRVIWHVIGRPRYARHIRRVRG, from the coding sequence ATGAGCGTCGACACCCAGGACATGGAGATCGTCCACCGCGTGCTCCGCCGCGAGTCACGGCTTCTGGTCGAGCTCGTCGCGGCCGTCGCCCCGGGTGACACCGCTCGCGCCAAGGTGATCGCCGACCACTTCCGCATCTACCGCACGGGCCTGCACAACCATCACGAGGGCGAGGACGAGCTGCTGTGGCCGCCGCTGCTGTCCCGGGTGGACCTGGAGGCCGACATCGTCCTGCGCATGGAGGCCCAGCACGAACGCATCGCGGCCACCCTGACCAGGCTGGACGCCGCGGTCCCCGCCTGGGAGGCCACCGCGGGCGCCGACGAACGCGACACCCTCGTGGCCGCCCTCACCGAGCACCGCGCGGTCCTGCTGGAACACCTCGACGACGAGGAGGCCACCCTCCTCCCGCTCGCGGCCAAGCACATCACCGAGCAGGAGTGGGCCTCCCTGGGCGACCACCTGGTGAACAACACCCCCAAGCTCACCCTGCTCACGCTCTTCGGTGCCGTCCTGGAAGACGCGAACCCGGCCGAGCGCACCCTCGTCCTGCGCGGCCTCCCCGCCCCGGTCCGCGTCATCTGGCACGTCATCGGCCGCCCCCGCTACGCCCGCCACATCCGGCGTGTCCGCGGCTGA
- a CDS encoding BTAD domain-containing putative transcriptional regulator: MVFIRVLGAFAAEVNGESVHLGGPRQRGVLALLVAARGQVVPVDRMIEDLWRGEPPARALMSLQAYVSNLRRLLEPGRPPRTPARLLVSASPGYALRLPPESVDAWRFEGLLDRARTVTDPRAARSRLAEALGLWQGPAFAEVADEPWATAETARLDELRLVATELHVAAGLRIGDPAAVVPEAERLTRDEPLREEGWRLHALALWSSGRQADALAALRRARGILAEELGLDPGPDLTALEEAILTQRTDAMRETLPPPPSTAPLPRPAPIIEAPFVGRRAQLSALVTAAAEAAGDGTRIALVTGEAGLGKSTLLEHLGRRLERDGWLVAAGHCPEVDSAPPAWAWTEALRTVAATTSPGEFTDDLAPLLTDTEPVNADATAGRFRLRQAVWTWLAAVATERPVAVVLDDLHWADAATLELLGGGLGIRAPILVVAAYRADESGHLTETLASLARATPLRLALPGLNDEAVAKLVRTECEADEETIAAITERTGGNPFYVRESARLLNGEGALVALSEVPEGVRDVLRRRLARLPEGGVSILRLAAVAGRESSVDVLVKAADTDEDGVLDALDAGVIAGLLDEPGPGRIRFVHALVRDTLIADLSRLRATRMHARIADAMEGTDDITALAHHYARAGSPKAVGYCVQAAELAEARYAHDVAADLLTDAVTNSTGPDERVELLGRLLRAQIRAGAVAAARETRREAVEYAEYLGRDDLMIAAFTAWTEPTPWQARTYGTVDRPIVDRLSRLLKRELPPSVRSRLLTAYANELVGEDDPTVLEAAREARDLATGPRLRAAALQILAEGHGDAELCRELVEIGTEHDLPVYRITGLLTHAGVAAAANDPVTMHQVTTESLELARAYRMREAIAVAEITLAALALIEGRFADAELLYLKADEGMRRAGSVHATGFLQLALATIWLNDGTLGAHLDDVRALHATLGPMVSDLLALALHANGLDAEAREVRASPGPIRPDFFFTFLTTLRAMAIVALNDRDAAEEIYATLLPHRDGPPAGATSLAVALRPVAHILGELAVLLGRDHEAAAHFTQAAAIADHWNAPHWAADARSRTTA; this comes from the coding sequence ATGGTCTTCATCCGGGTGCTGGGCGCGTTCGCGGCCGAGGTGAACGGTGAGTCCGTGCACCTCGGCGGGCCGCGGCAGCGGGGCGTGCTGGCGTTGCTGGTGGCGGCGCGCGGGCAGGTCGTGCCGGTCGACCGGATGATCGAGGATCTGTGGCGCGGGGAGCCGCCCGCGCGGGCGCTGATGTCCTTGCAGGCGTACGTGTCCAACCTGCGCCGGCTGCTGGAGCCCGGGCGTCCGCCGCGCACGCCGGCCCGGCTGCTGGTGAGCGCGTCGCCCGGCTATGCGCTGCGGCTGCCGCCGGAGTCGGTGGACGCGTGGCGGTTCGAGGGCCTGCTCGACCGGGCTCGTACGGTCACCGACCCGCGCGCCGCCCGGTCTCGGCTCGCCGAGGCGCTGGGGCTGTGGCAGGGACCGGCGTTCGCCGAGGTCGCCGACGAACCGTGGGCCACCGCCGAGACGGCGCGGCTCGACGAGCTGCGCCTGGTCGCCACCGAACTGCACGTCGCGGCGGGGCTGCGCATCGGTGACCCCGCCGCGGTGGTTCCCGAGGCCGAGCGGCTCACCCGCGACGAGCCCCTCCGTGAGGAGGGCTGGCGGCTGCACGCCCTGGCGCTGTGGAGCAGCGGCCGCCAGGCCGACGCGCTGGCGGCGCTCCGCCGCGCCCGCGGCATCCTCGCCGAGGAGCTCGGGCTCGACCCTGGCCCGGACCTGACGGCGCTGGAGGAGGCGATCCTCACCCAGCGCACGGACGCCATGCGCGAGACCCTGCCCCCGCCACCGTCGACCGCGCCGCTGCCGCGGCCGGCTCCGATCATCGAGGCGCCGTTCGTCGGACGCCGGGCACAGCTGTCGGCACTGGTCACGGCCGCCGCGGAGGCCGCCGGCGACGGCACCCGCATCGCCCTCGTCACCGGCGAGGCCGGGCTCGGCAAGTCGACGCTGCTGGAACACCTCGGCAGGCGGCTCGAACGTGACGGATGGCTGGTCGCCGCCGGGCACTGCCCCGAGGTCGACAGCGCGCCGCCCGCGTGGGCCTGGACCGAGGCGCTCAGAACCGTCGCCGCGACCACGTCCCCGGGCGAGTTCACCGACGACCTCGCGCCGCTGCTCACCGACACCGAGCCGGTGAACGCCGACGCCACCGCGGGACGGTTCCGGCTGCGCCAGGCCGTGTGGACATGGCTGGCGGCGGTCGCCACGGAACGCCCGGTCGCCGTCGTGCTGGACGACCTGCACTGGGCGGACGCCGCCACGCTGGAGTTGCTCGGCGGCGGCCTCGGCATTCGGGCCCCGATCCTGGTCGTGGCGGCGTACCGCGCGGACGAGAGCGGGCACCTCACCGAAACGCTGGCCTCCCTCGCGCGCGCCACGCCCCTCCGCCTGGCGCTGCCGGGGCTGAACGACGAGGCCGTCGCGAAGCTCGTACGGACCGAATGCGAGGCCGACGAGGAGACCATCGCGGCGATCACCGAGCGCACCGGCGGCAACCCTTTCTACGTGCGCGAAAGCGCCCGGCTGCTGAACGGGGAAGGCGCGCTGGTCGCCCTCTCCGAGGTCCCCGAGGGCGTACGGGACGTCCTGCGCCGCCGGCTCGCGCGGCTGCCCGAGGGAGGCGTGTCCATCCTCCGGCTCGCCGCTGTCGCAGGCCGGGAAAGCTCGGTGGACGTCCTGGTCAAGGCCGCCGACACCGACGAGGACGGCGTGCTGGACGCGCTGGACGCGGGCGTCATCGCCGGGCTCCTCGACGAGCCCGGCCCAGGTCGCATCCGCTTCGTCCACGCCCTCGTCAGGGACACGCTCATCGCCGACCTCAGCAGATTGCGTGCCACCCGGATGCACGCCCGGATCGCCGACGCCATGGAAGGCACCGACGACATCACGGCGCTGGCCCACCACTACGCGCGCGCCGGCTCACCGAAGGCCGTCGGCTACTGCGTCCAGGCCGCCGAGCTCGCCGAGGCCCGCTACGCCCACGACGTGGCGGCCGACCTCCTCACCGACGCCGTCACCAACTCGACCGGACCGGACGAACGCGTCGAACTGCTCGGTAGGCTGTTGCGCGCGCAGATCCGGGCGGGAGCCGTCGCAGCCGCCCGCGAGACCCGCCGTGAAGCCGTGGAGTACGCAGAGTACCTGGGCCGCGACGACCTGATGATCGCCGCGTTCACCGCGTGGACAGAGCCGACCCCCTGGCAGGCCCGTACGTACGGCACCGTGGACCGGCCCATCGTCGACCGCCTGAGCCGCCTGCTGAAGCGTGAACTGCCCCCGTCGGTGCGGTCCCGGCTGCTGACGGCGTACGCCAACGAACTGGTCGGCGAGGACGACCCGACCGTCCTGGAGGCGGCGCGGGAGGCACGCGACCTCGCCACCGGACCCCGGCTGCGGGCCGCGGCACTCCAGATCCTGGCCGAAGGCCACGGCGACGCCGAGCTCTGCCGGGAGCTCGTGGAGATCGGCACCGAGCACGACCTGCCGGTCTACCGCATCACCGGGCTGCTCACCCATGCCGGCGTCGCCGCCGCCGCCAACGACCCGGTGACCATGCACCAGGTGACCACCGAGTCCCTGGAACTCGCGCGCGCCTACCGAATGCGCGAGGCGATCGCCGTCGCCGAGATCACGCTGGCGGCCCTGGCGCTCATCGAAGGCCGTTTCGCCGACGCCGAACTCCTCTACCTCAAAGCCGATGAGGGCATGCGGCGCGCCGGGTCGGTGCACGCCACGGGCTTTCTGCAACTCGCCCTGGCAACGATCTGGCTGAACGACGGCACGCTCGGCGCGCACCTGGACGACGTGCGCGCCCTCCACGCCACGCTCGGCCCCATGGTCTCCGACCTGCTTGCTCTCGCCCTCCACGCGAACGGCCTGGACGCCGAAGCCCGGGAAGTCCGCGCGTCACCCGGCCCGATCCGTCCCGACTTCTTCTTCACCTTCCTCACAACGTTGCGCGCGATGGCCATCGTCGCCTTGAACGACCGCGACGCCGCCGAGGAGATCTACGCCACGCTGCTTCCGCACCGCGACGGCCCCCCGGCGGGCGCCACCAGCCTGGCGGTGGCGCTGCGCCCGGTCGCCCACATCCTCGGCGAGCTGGCCGTCCTCCTCGGCCGCGACCACGAGGCCGCCGCCCACTTCACCCAGGCCGCCGCCATCGCCGACCACTGGAACGCACCCCACTGGGCCGCCGATGCCCGGTCGCGAACGACCGCCTAG
- a CDS encoding cytochrome P450: MTTSALPEVDLPGGTTAVHDEAAEEAFWEVIADPSADDPYTGYRLIRERAPVLRTGDGTLVLTGHAGCDAALRHRALGKGPQMFELQFTDLPPDQLKRMLDRVGDSMLMANPPEHTRLRRLVSDAFTPRHVADLTAAVNARAEQFLDPLTEAGGGDFMRVFAMAFPMNVIADLLGVPDGDRDYLTPLLYTATALLSPGIDPETAASALNAQAEATDYFTGLLADRRARSGDDLLSRLVRSRERDALTDEETISTALILFGAGFETTTNLLGNSLHALMHHPGQLARLAARPDTIPAAVEEFLRYDPPFQLDVRIVLEPLAFAGARLEPGQMVITVLGAANHDPAVYTDPESLDTTRYLTTGTAAVPHMSFASGIHYCLGAHLTRLELVTALTRLLARHPAPRPAAPPTRRPGLALRGYNHLPVRLDPA, from the coding sequence ATGACCACCAGCGCCCTGCCCGAGGTCGACCTTCCCGGCGGTACCACGGCCGTGCACGACGAGGCGGCGGAGGAAGCGTTCTGGGAGGTGATCGCCGATCCCTCGGCGGACGACCCGTACACCGGCTACCGGCTGATCCGCGAGCGGGCTCCGGTGCTGCGCACCGGCGACGGGACGCTGGTGCTCACCGGGCACGCCGGGTGCGACGCGGCGCTGCGGCACCGGGCGCTGGGCAAGGGCCCGCAGATGTTCGAGCTGCAGTTCACCGACCTGCCGCCCGACCAGCTGAAGCGGATGCTGGACCGGGTCGGCGACAGCATGCTGATGGCGAACCCGCCCGAGCACACCCGGCTGCGCCGCCTGGTGTCGGACGCCTTCACCCCCCGCCACGTCGCCGACCTCACCGCCGCGGTGAACGCCCGCGCCGAGCAGTTCCTCGACCCGCTCACCGAGGCGGGCGGCGGCGACTTCATGCGGGTGTTCGCGATGGCCTTCCCGATGAACGTGATCGCCGACCTGCTCGGCGTCCCCGACGGCGACCGGGACTACCTCACCCCGCTCCTCTACACCGCCACAGCCCTGCTGTCACCGGGCATCGACCCGGAGACCGCGGCGTCCGCGCTGAACGCCCAGGCCGAGGCCACCGACTACTTCACCGGCCTGCTGGCCGACCGGCGCGCCCGCTCGGGCGACGATCTGCTGTCGCGCCTGGTGCGGAGCAGGGAGAGGGACGCCCTCACCGACGAGGAGACGATCTCCACCGCCCTGATCCTGTTCGGCGCCGGATTCGAGACCACCACCAACCTGCTCGGCAACAGCTTGCACGCCCTGATGCACCACCCCGGCCAGCTCGCGCGGCTGGCCGCCCGGCCGGACACGATCCCCGCCGCGGTCGAGGAGTTCCTGCGCTACGACCCGCCGTTCCAGCTCGACGTCCGGATCGTCCTGGAACCGCTCGCCTTCGCCGGGGCCCGCTTGGAGCCCGGCCAGATGGTCATCACCGTCCTGGGCGCCGCCAACCACGACCCCGCCGTCTACACCGACCCCGAGAGCCTCGACACCACCCGGTACCTCACCACCGGGACGGCGGCGGTCCCGCACATGTCGTTCGCGTCCGGCATCCACTACTGCCTGGGCGCCCACCTCACCCGCCTCGAACTGGTCACCGCACTCACGCGGCTCCTGGCCCGCCACCCCGCCCCGCGCCCCGCGGCGCCGCCCACGCGTCGCCCCGGGCTCGCCCTGCGCGGGTACAACCACCTGCCCGTCCGGCTCGATCCCGCCTGA
- a CDS encoding DUF6644 family protein, producing the protein MSLDGVLAWLEGTAPAATVRDGRWTYALTGSAHLIGLAVMVGAIAVFDLRLLGVSRRLPVGALARHALPWSRAGFALTALSGALLFSANATQVAYNTAFQVKILLIGAAGLNILLFHTGVFRTVRDWDTAARPPPSARAAALVSLATWPAVIVCGRLIAYV; encoded by the coding sequence GTGAGCCTGGACGGTGTCCTGGCCTGGCTGGAGGGCACCGCACCGGCTGCGACGGTGCGGGACGGGCGGTGGACGTACGCGCTGACCGGGTCGGCGCACCTCATCGGCCTGGCGGTGATGGTCGGCGCCATCGCGGTCTTCGACCTGCGGCTGCTGGGCGTCTCGCGGCGGCTGCCGGTCGGCGCCCTGGCCCGGCACGCGCTCCCCTGGTCCCGCGCGGGCTTCGCGCTGACGGCGCTGAGCGGGGCGCTGCTGTTCTCGGCCAACGCCACGCAGGTCGCGTACAACACCGCGTTCCAGGTGAAGATCCTGCTCATCGGCGCGGCCGGCCTGAACATCCTGCTGTTCCACACCGGCGTGTTCCGCACCGTCCGGGACTGGGACACCGCGGCCCGGCCGCCGCCGTCCGCCCGCGCGGCGGCGCTCGTCTCGCTCGCCACCTGGCCCGCCGTGATCGTCTGCGGACGGCTGATCGCCTACGTGTGA
- a CDS encoding Dabb family protein, translating to MIYHQVRMAVKPDAPKERVEHALDLMRRLGRELDVVESFLVGRDFGGEFDYGAVYALKDIDAYRTYMYAPLHREIDSAGLPLVSNMVSLDLTDDADPEIGDKIAQVHTDRFKDHPELAGLIDDLGTYEGSGVPSQTPENAG from the coding sequence ATGATCTACCACCAGGTCCGGATGGCCGTGAAGCCGGACGCCCCGAAGGAGCGGGTCGAGCACGCACTCGACCTCATGCGGCGGCTCGGCCGCGAACTCGACGTCGTCGAGTCCTTCCTGGTCGGCCGCGACTTCGGCGGCGAGTTCGACTACGGCGCCGTCTACGCGCTCAAGGACATCGACGCCTACCGGACCTACATGTACGCGCCGCTGCACAGGGAGATCGACTCGGCCGGCCTGCCGCTCGTCTCGAACATGGTCTCGCTGGACCTGACCGACGACGCGGACCCCGAGATCGGGGACAAGATCGCGCAGGTGCACACCGACCGGTTCAAGGACCACCCCGAGCTGGCCGGCCTGATCGACGACCTCGGGACGTACGAGGGCAGCGGCGTCCCGTCCCAGACCCCGGAGAACGCCGGATAG
- a CDS encoding TetR/AcrR family transcriptional regulator — MARTRGWGGNPPHDEAEARERILRAAAACIDRFGPKTGLSDVAAELGVTRQTVYAYFPGTHALLIATATRAAGPFLDRLTAHVAGLTDPADILAEAFTHALHTLPDDPHLGILLAGGHTATITGNITSPEALDFARAILHRFPIDWAARGYTPHDLDELAELTLRLMASFLTDPGHPPRAPDQLRAYLRRWLGPVLHAPPDRTGRHT; from the coding sequence GTGGCCAGGACGCGTGGATGGGGCGGGAACCCGCCGCACGACGAGGCCGAGGCGCGGGAACGGATCCTGCGGGCCGCGGCGGCGTGCATCGACCGGTTCGGCCCCAAGACCGGCCTGTCCGACGTCGCCGCCGAACTCGGCGTCACCCGCCAGACCGTCTACGCCTACTTCCCCGGCACCCACGCCCTGCTGATCGCCACCGCCACGCGCGCCGCCGGCCCCTTCCTCGACCGGCTCACCGCCCACGTCGCCGGCCTCACCGACCCCGCCGACATCCTCGCCGAGGCCTTCACGCACGCCCTGCACACCCTGCCCGACGACCCCCACCTGGGGATCCTGCTGGCCGGCGGCCACACCGCCACCATCACCGGCAACATCACCTCACCGGAGGCGCTCGACTTCGCCCGCGCCATCCTGCACCGCTTCCCCATCGACTGGGCCGCCCGCGGCTACACCCCGCACGACCTCGACGAACTCGCCGAACTCACCCTCCGGCTCATGGCGTCCTTCCTCACCGACCCCGGCCACCCGCCCCGCGCCCCCGACCAGCTCCGCGCCTACCTGCGCCGCTGGCTCGGCCCCGTCCTGCACGCCCCGCCCGACCGCACCGGGCGTCACACGTAG
- a CDS encoding TetR/AcrR family transcriptional regulator, which yields MEEVDRARTDAAVARPGGRTARTAQAVIDATLAELSETGYTALRIDAVAERAGVNKSTIYRRWGDKAGLVSDALIERRSDLAPPPDTGSLRGDVLELLKGIRLGLRTPWIAALVREAGPRTDRNAELYRLLDAFWPARYKASREMFARSVERGELPAGTDLDLLIEVISGPLYFRWLMLGEELDDAHLERLAEFVLTGARATAP from the coding sequence ATGGAGGAGGTCGACCGGGCGCGGACGGACGCCGCGGTGGCCAGGCCGGGCGGGCGGACCGCCCGGACGGCCCAGGCGGTCATCGACGCGACCCTCGCCGAGCTGAGCGAGACCGGCTACACCGCCCTGCGCATCGACGCCGTCGCCGAACGCGCCGGCGTCAACAAGTCAACGATCTACCGCCGCTGGGGCGACAAGGCCGGCCTGGTCTCCGACGCCCTCATCGAGCGGCGCAGCGACCTGGCCCCTCCCCCCGACACCGGCTCCCTGCGGGGCGACGTCCTCGAACTCCTCAAGGGGATCCGGCTCGGGCTCCGGACCCCCTGGATCGCCGCGCTCGTCCGCGAGGCCGGGCCCCGCACCGACAGGAACGCCGAGCTGTACCGGCTCCTCGACGCGTTCTGGCCCGCCCGCTACAAGGCGTCCCGGGAGATGTTCGCGCGCAGCGTCGAGCGCGGCGAACTGCCCGCCGGCACCGACCTCGACCTCCTCATCGAGGTGATCTCGGGCCCGCTCTACTTCCGGTGGCTCATGCTCGGCGAGGAACTCGACGACGCCCACCTCGAACGCCTCGCCGAGTTCGTCCTGACCGGCGCCCGCGCCACCGCCCCCTGA
- a CDS encoding SMI1/KNR4 family protein, whose translation MDREELLSTVFRLMEAETGDLTCERPGHADGHICLPVADHVVVPDDVLRSRYPGVYWRDETPMALPDGHDWDHAWAHGMRAVAVGQDADGGSVIAVAERTIPGPVELPADMSWVERLVAITGGPPSPVPAPDWAAVESRLGTPLPGDYKRLVEAFGCDGTFNGFFDVFSPDELIWHTDYHAGGDLAYGEEHPPFPAPGGLIPWANNEHEQNYLWITEGPDPDRWPVYAVDSLDEGGRFECTATEFLFRQMTDQKHPFHTAAENSRGHWFQKLPSRNS comes from the coding sequence ATGGACCGCGAGGAACTGCTGTCGACCGTGTTCCGCCTCATGGAGGCCGAGACCGGTGACCTGACGTGCGAACGTCCCGGGCATGCGGACGGGCACATCTGCCTGCCGGTCGCCGATCACGTGGTCGTCCCGGATGACGTCCTCCGCAGCCGGTACCCCGGTGTGTACTGGAGGGACGAGACGCCCATGGCGCTTCCGGACGGGCACGACTGGGACCACGCGTGGGCGCACGGCATGCGGGCGGTCGCGGTCGGGCAGGACGCGGACGGCGGGTCGGTCATCGCCGTCGCGGAGCGGACGATTCCGGGGCCCGTCGAACTGCCCGCGGACATGTCGTGGGTGGAGCGGCTGGTCGCGATCACGGGCGGGCCGCCGTCGCCCGTCCCGGCACCCGACTGGGCTGCGGTCGAGTCGCGGCTGGGCACGCCGCTGCCGGGCGACTACAAGCGGCTCGTCGAGGCGTTCGGCTGCGACGGCACGTTCAACGGGTTCTTCGATGTCTTCAGCCCCGACGAACTGATCTGGCACACCGACTACCACGCCGGGGGCGACCTGGCGTACGGGGAGGAGCATCCGCCGTTCCCGGCGCCGGGCGGGCTGATCCCGTGGGCGAACAACGAGCACGAGCAGAACTACCTGTGGATCACCGAGGGCCCCGATCCCGACCGGTGGCCGGTCTACGCCGTGGACAGCCTCGACGAGGGCGGCCGGTTCGAGTGCACGGCCACGGAATTCCTCTTCCGCCAGATGACCGACCAGAAGCACCCGTTCCACACCGCCGCGGAGAACTCCCGCGGGCACTGGTTCCAGAAGCTCCCCTCCCGGAATTCCTGA